GCTGTTAGGGGCCAAATATCTAGAGCTATTTAAATATGAGTCTTATTTTTGGCAATTTTGTATAAATCAATATTGATGGTAGTCAAATTCTTTATAATAAATTCTATTAAATACAAATAGTTATGTATATAATCTTAATGTGTATTGCTAGACTTGTGGCATCAAAGGATAATGTGAACAAAACATCATATCTATATATGGTTCAATCAGGAGAAGTTAAAATGGTTAAAATTGAAATCTTGGAAGGTCTTAATCGTGTGTATCTCAAAACAACCGATTATATAACAATTGAAGATGTTAAAAACCTCAAAGTTCAACTTGAGTCACAGGTGCACAAACTAAGCCCTGGCTTTTATTTAGTTCATGACTTTTCTGGTGATGTTGTTGGTAATACGGAGACAAAGGAATACATACAAATTATTCAAGCAACTCTAAAAGAATGGGGTGCAAAAAGAGTAATTAGAGTCACTGGAGATAACAGTTTGCTAGAAAATTTTTTGACCAATGGCCAAAATGAAGAAATTGAAAATGACTTTTTCTACAATTGTAAGACTCTTGAAGATGCAGAGAGCTATATCATGGAACAAAATGGTTTAGAACTTAACAAAAAAATTGGAGCAGCATAGTTTTTTGACTTGGAGAAGATATGACAAAAGATAAGTTTAAAATAGTAGTCCAGACAGAGTTAAATCGGTTGTATTTGTATATTAACGGCTTTGTTACAGATGGAGAGGTTCGCTCAATAATAAAAAAAATTAATGATGTCATTTTTGATTTAACCGAAGGTTTTGCTTTCATCATAGATATTTCAAATAATGCTTTGGCCTCTAAAAATATTGATAAAGATTTCCAGAAGGCCTTAGCAATGTTAAAAGGATATGGCGTTGGATTAATTATTAGGGTAATTGGAAATAATACTCTGGGGAATAATTTTTTAAAACTTCGACATGGATCTGGAAACTCCAATGTAAAAGTTTTTCAGGATCATTCTCAGGCGGAGAGATTTCTTATTCAATTTCAATCTAAATTATTTGAAGAAAAACTATCCTCTAAGGTGAGAGTAGATTAATTGCAAAGGCCATAAAAAAACCTGTTTCAAAAAAATTTTCAATTTCTACACTTTTGGTCTTGAAATTGTCGCCAAGAAAAACATGATGTGTATGTGAAATTCCAAGAACCAAGTGTTCTGTGAAATAATGGTAAAAATCAGCTCTAAACATATTAACAAAGGGTTTAACTTTTGTCTCTCTTGCTCCTTCATATTGGCCATCAAACCACATAGGGCCTCCGCCAAGTCCTCCAGCGATACTTCCATAGTTGGGCAAATCGTATTGAACTTTTACCATCATCGCAATGTGAAAAAATCGAAAGTAAATATCCTCACTAAATTGTGCATCAAAAAATTTCAAACTAGGGGAAAATCGAATATGCCATTTATCTTTTCCGAGTGGTGGTTGAAGACGAAAGATACTCAGTGATCTAAAGATACTAAAACGACTAGGGTTTTTATCTGTACTTCCCTTCAAATATTGATCGTAGATTTTGTCTTCATCTATTCCGTAACTTGAATTTCTAATAATTGTAGTTCCTACAGCATTTGGAAGGATTCTGACGATTATACCCGAGAAGGACTTAGGTTTGGGGTTTTCTATATATCTTTCTTCAATTTTTTTACTTAGATTTATGAATAAATTTCCAAGAGAGTCTTCAAATTTTCTCACATTTTGTAAAAAAGGGTATTCCTGTTGATCTTCTTTTGAAGTTTTTTCAGTATTAATTTCCTCTACAGGTTCAATCTTCTTTTGAACATGAGAACATGAAATAAAAAATAAACAGATGATAAACCAATTCATGGAGGCGGATACTACAACAAAATACTAAAACTTTAAAGTTCTGAGACAATTTCTGTAGAATGTCTTTTAGGGGTCATGTCCTCAATATTTTCTATTGCAAGTTCAAACTTAGGAAGTCTTATCATGAATGTTGTATGTTTCATATTATCAACATACTCAATTTCACCCTGATGTGTTTCTATAATGTCACGACAAATATGGAGACCGAGCCCCGTACATGATTTATTGTTTGAGTGGGATTTAAATTGTGTAAATAAATAGGGTCTAATTTTTTTATTAACACCTTGTCCTGAATCCGTAACTTCAATGAAATAATTATCTTCTCGGTCTATAATGGATACATTTATCCACTTGTGTTCAAGTTCACAGATTGCATTAAGCGAATTTTGAAAAAGATTGAAAAATACTTGGTTTAAAAGTATTGCGTTACCAAAAACGATAATTTCACTTTGCGGAGGGAGAAAATTAAATTCAACGTTTTGGGCCAAGGGATGTTCTTTTAAGATGTAAATCAGTTCATTAATAAGATGACGTAGATCAAAAGCTCCAAGATCTTTTAAATCTCCTTCCTTAGATAGATTTTTTAAAGAATTTATCATTCGTCCAAGTAAATCGATTGATGCTTGAATTTTTTTAGAAGACTGTAATATTTTCTCTTGAGCTTCCTCATCACCTGTCTCTTTAAAAATATGTATCTGATTTTCAATTCGTTCAGAATGGAGTCCAATATGATAGAGGTAATGTCCAACTTCATGTGAAATTTTGGATGCTAACTCGCTCATAGAGGCCAGGCGATTTTTTTGATCTAATTCTTGTGCTTGGTCTATGATTTTTTTTACAAACGCCCTTAACTCATTTTTTGCAATAAGAACAAATGAACAAGAAACGAGATTGCCTATTAAAAAGTGAATGGCCAGTTTTTGTTCTATAAATCCACTTCCTAGAAACTCAGCAACCGATAAATTCTCAATATTGATTAGAGGAGGAATAAGTAGAAAAGCTTGATTTACGATTGAAAGAGTACACATATAAAGAAGAAATCTAAAACTTACTAAAAGCGAAAATAAAAAATTAGCAACAATTATCCATATGTGTAATCCAGGAGATTTTAAAAACCAACCCAAAAGATGAAAAATCAGAAAAGTCGCAAAGGCCATAAAAGTAGCGACTTTTTTATTTTCAACTTCGAATCTAATGAGTAGTGAAGAAAATCCAGCAGCAATGAGTATAAAAAGACAAGGATAAATTAGCGTGTTTGATAAAGGTAGCGAAAATAATTTATAGACAGTGACTAGTATCAGTGGTGTGACAATACCCAATCGAAGTATAAAAATGAGATTCTTTCTTTGGGAGAAATCCCTTTCTTTTTTATATTGAGTATAATAGTGATTTTCCAAATTTCACTCCAATGAAATTTTTCTTAGACTTATTTAAGCCTACATCAAATTTGTTTAAATTAGAAATTAATTATGACAAAAAGAGATGATTTATATCAGGTGTATTATTTCTGTTACGGCCGTGTTTCTAGTTTGAAACAAAATTAATCAAAATAAAGACTTTAATGTAGAAAAAAGTTGGCATGGACTTTGCTTATTAGAACTGCAACAAACAAATAGGAGTTTATATGCAAATTCAAAAAAACCTTTTAAGACAGTACATGACCTTATCAAATCAACCAACACTTAAAGAAATCTCTGTTGAAACCGGTATACAAGTTTCAAGAGTTTTTAGAATCTTTAATGGTGCAGAAATGAAGATCTCAGAATTTATGGCCTTCCAAAAATTAGTTAAAATTAAAAATGGGATGGATTCAAAATTAATTGAACTTGTCGAAGAAAGTTCAGAGGTACTTCCAGCGTCAATTTTAAGTGGGATTGAAAATAAAATTCGCAGACAAATAGATCTTTGGAAATATACCAAAAATCAAACATATCCAATATATAGAGAAACTGCTCAATTTATCTAAAAAATAGAAAAAATAACCAATATCGGAGTTGAAGATGAGAAAATTATTAGCTGCAGAAAGATATATTTTAGAAGTTTTAAATAATAACCACTATAGTTTTAATGAACTCAAAGATAAGAGTAAACTCGATGATCAAATTCTTAGAAATTTACTTTCTAACTTTCTAGATCAAGAAGTTGTTTGCCTCAAAAATGGAATTTATTCTATAGATACTGAAAGAGTGAGGGGGCTTTTATCTGAGGCCAATGACACGGACTTTGTACATTACGAAATAGATGAATTAATCAGCTCTTTTCTTGAATTAAAATTTGACAAAAATGAACGCTTCAAAGAATCCACTCATCTCTCCTTAAAGAAAGTTGATATGAATCCAAGTGAGTATGTGTTGTATAAATCTATGGTAAAAAATATTGAAACTTATCTCGAACAATTAATAAAGAATCCAAATCGAGATGAAAACTCACAAAAATATATCTTCTTTTGGGGAAATAGCTTCTACAGTGACGTGATTAATCAAATGTTTTGCTCTTAAAAAAGAATCAAAATCTGATGGCCGTACTTCGCAAATTCGCTAAAGCGAAGTACTTTGGGGGATTGTGAAGTAAATAAAAAAAATGTAAGCAAATGTAAGAAAATCAAATGTAATGTAAGAAATATTTCGGAGGTTCTAAGAAAATCAGGAGTTTTCTCCATGCATATAGTAAGAAAACAATAAAAATTAATTAAAAAAGTGTTGCTAACATGTAAGATTTTTCAATAATACTTTTTTTGAACTCCATTTTGTGATAGGTTCCCAAGACTGTCTAACAACGGAGATCAAATGTTTAAGTATCTTTTTTCTTTTTGTCTTTTAACCTCATTTATTCAATTTGATGTCCTGGCCAAGTCTGAAAATAAGGACAGTAAATCAACTCCAAAATCTGATAGTAAAAAAAGAAACAACTCTACTGGTGGATCATTCATTGAAAACGGTGGTTCAAATATAGGACATGGAACTTCGCCAATCGGTACAAGTTCTTCTGCTCCAGTTTTCGGTGGATATAGTGGTAGCTCCACAACATTTGGCCCAATGTTTAAAAAGGGTGACAAACCAGAAAAAAAGAAAAAGAAAAATAAAGGAACGACTCAATCTGGTTCTTTTATTGAAGGTGGTTCTATCGGTTATGGGACAGCTTCATTAGGAGGAGGATCTTCTGCACCTGTATATGGTGGAGACAGCGATAGAGGGAGTTCTTCATTTGGGCCAATGTTTAAAAAGGGAAATAGCGATAAAACTCCTGAAAGAAAGAAAAAAGGAAGATCTAGTTCTGCAAGTGGCCCATTTTTAGAGGGCGGTTCAGTAGGGCCAGGAACGACTTCTCTTGGTGGAGGAAGTTATGAGGCCCCTACTTATGGTGGATATTCTGGTAGTAGTACTACTTATGGCCCAATGTTTAAAGAAACTCAAAATTCACCTATGCCAGAAGATACTGATACTCGACCAAGCTATGATCCTGAAACAGATGTAGGTGCTGGTAATGATCCTCACAGTGGTTATAGTGGAAGCAGCTCTTATGATTCTCCATCTTATGGTGGAGGGGATTATTCAGGCCCAATGGTGCTTAGAAATTTAAAAGAAAAAGCAAAGGAAAAGCTAGAGCGTATGAGAGCGAGCTTTTGTGAGACTTTTTTCACTCCTGCTTATTTACTGGACTGAGGTACTGTAATAATTGATCTATTCTAAGAGCACACTCGAGTGCTCTTTTTTTTCACACTTTAACTTCATGAACTTTAATTCTGCCACGAAAAGTAGACGTACAAAATTTATACAGAATGGATGTAAAATCGAATATACCTGATTGATATTATTCAGCTTTTTAAAGGCAGAGTGAAATTCTACAGGAATTAACTTAAGTACCCGATAAGTTTAATGAGACAATACATCTAAAGAAGGGTGTTTTATGAGTATCAATTTAAAAATGCTTGGTTTTATACTTTTTATCATCAGCGCATCTTTACAAGTTTCTGCTGCTGCTGCAGAGGAAGCTGCCACTAAAGAGGTAACACATTGCTTAGGCATCCTATATGATAAAAATTCTAAAAAATTTATCCCCTCCTCTGAAGAAGAAAATAAAACTAATAACGAATATGTAGGATCCGCCGCTTTTAAATCCTGTTTTAGGAGTTTTTCTGAAAGCGAAATTCAAGCAATGGTTGTAAGCGAAGGAATAATCTCTGGAATCTATGCCGATGCTTTAAATGCTATAAATAATGAAGATCCTGAAAATATTTCTTTTAGCAATGGTAATACCAAGAAAATGGTCTCACATTTTTTTACATCTCTTCCTTCTTCAACTGAGAGCCATGAACAAAA
The window above is part of the Halobacteriovoraceae bacterium genome. Proteins encoded here:
- a CDS encoding HAMP domain-containing histidine kinase, whose amino-acid sequence is MENHYYTQYKKERDFSQRKNLIFILRLGIVTPLILVTVYKLFSLPLSNTLIYPCLFILIAAGFSSLLIRFEVENKKVATFMAFATFLIFHLLGWFLKSPGLHIWIIVANFLFSLLVSFRFLLYMCTLSIVNQAFLLIPPLINIENLSVAEFLGSGFIEQKLAIHFLIGNLVSCSFVLIAKNELRAFVKKIIDQAQELDQKNRLASMSELASKISHEVGHYLYHIGLHSERIENQIHIFKETGDEEAQEKILQSSKKIQASIDLLGRMINSLKNLSKEGDLKDLGAFDLRHLINELIYILKEHPLAQNVEFNFLPPQSEIIVFGNAILLNQVFFNLFQNSLNAICELEHKWINVSIIDREDNYFIEVTDSGQGVNKKIRPYLFTQFKSHSNNKSCTGLGLHICRDIIETHQGEIEYVDNMKHTTFMIRLPKFELAIENIEDMTPKRHSTEIVSEL